A stretch of DNA from Catenulispora acidiphila DSM 44928:
TGGATCGACGTGCCTTGAGATCAGCGTCGCTCTGACCTACGCGCACTGAGGCCGATGTGCCCTGGGATCACCGTTCCCCAGCCCCGCCTCAGCCGGTCACCCCGACCAGCTGCGTGTACACCACCAGGTTGTCCGCGTAGTGCGAGCCGTCGAAGGCGCCGCCGCAGGTGATGATCCGCAGCTGCGGCGTGCCGTTGTCGTCGCTCCCGTACACCCGGTCCGCCGGGAAGCGGTTCTTGTCGACCACCTCGACCGACGTCACGCGGAACTGCGCGTGGGTCTTGTCCGCGCGGTCCACGATCACCAGCGCGCCGGGCTGCACGTTGCCCAGCGGGTAGAACACCGCGCGACCGTAGTCGGTGTCGACGTGCCCGACGATCACCGCCGCGCCGCGCTCGCCCGGCGTCGGGTCGCCGGTGAACCAGCCGGCTTCGGTGGGGACCGACATCGGCGGCACCGCCACCGCGCCGTCGCGGTCCAGGCCGAGGCGGATCAGCGGGGCGTCGATGCCCACCGAGGGGACGTGCACGCGCAGCGGCACCGAGCGCCCGAGCGGCGTGGCCGCCGGACCGGACCAGTTGCCGAACAACGCGTTCCGGGTCGGCGAGGGCGGTCCGGTCAGGGCACTGACACCGCTGCCCAGCAGCTTCACGCCGGCGAAGACGACGGCCGCCGCGATGACGACCTTCACGCCCTTGTGCCGCATGCCGGACCGGCCGGGCCGTTTCGGCCCGCCGCCGCCCGCCGCCCCGGAGCGCGGGCCCGGACCGGCGCCCACGCCGTCCGGGCCCGCCGTCGCAGATCGCTCAGCCGGCATGGGTGCCGTCGGCACCGCGGCGGCGCATGGTCCACAGACCGTAGCCGACGCCGCCGGCCACCAGCGCGATGCCGCCGGCGGTCATGCCCATGTCGCCCTTCATCACCGAACCGCCGCCGCCGGCCTTGGGCGGGTTGGTCGGCGTGGGGTTCGTGCCGCCGTAGATCGTGATGCTGGTGACGCCGTTCAGGCTGGCCGAGCCCGTGCCGCAGGTGACGTTCACCGACCACTGGCCGTTCTGCGCGGTCGAGGTGATCGTCGCGGTGCCGGCCAGACCCGCGCCCTTGGGGTTCCGGGTCAGCGAGACCGAGCCGTTGTTGGCGAACACCGAGGAGGTCGCGGTCCCGGTCTCCGGCTGGATGCAGGTCGGGACGGTGATCAGGACCTGCTGCCCGGGCTTGGCCGCGCTCGGGTTCAGCTCCACCGCCGGACCGCTCAGCCCGCTGCCGCTGGTGCTGCTGGTGCTGCTGGTGCTGGCGCCGCCCACGCTGGTGCTCACGCCGTTCACGCTGGTGCTCACCCCGCTCACACCGCTCACACCGGTGCTCACACCGTTCAGGCTCGTGCTCACGCCGTTCAGCGCACTCTGCACGTTCGAGACGCCGGTGGAAACACTCTGGTAGCCGTTGGACACCGTGGACGCGCCGTTCTGCACGTTGTCCACGAGGTCCCCGGCGCTGGCGTGCGAGTTCATCATCCACAACAGCGCGACCGCGCCACCGCCCACCACCAAGGTCTTCATCCCGAACATCGCGGGGGCCTCCTGTCGTCAGGGTTCGAAGCGGCACTGTGTTCAAAGCGGCGAATCCTGGGAACGTTGGACCCCAGCGGGGTACGCCTCCCAGATCCATCGATACCGTCGCCGAAGGGGTTTCAGCTCTTGAGCAGCGCATTTTCGCCCGGATGGCGCAGGCGTTCACCCGGACGCCGAGAATCCACCCTCCGGCTACCCGCCGTTCACGCCCGCGTGCCAGGCTGAGAATCATGACCGGTCCGGCCCCCGAAACTCGCTTCCTGGACCGGGAGATCTCCTGGCTTCGGTTCAACGAACGAGTCCTGGAACTCGCCCAGGACGCCGATCAGATCCCGTTGCTCGAGCGGGCCCGGTATCTGGCGATCTTCGCCTCCAATCTCGACGAGTTCTACATGGTGCGGGTCGCCGGCCTGCGCCGACGGCTGGCCACCGGAGTGGCCACCACCTCGGCCTCCGGTCTGCCCCCGCGTGAAGTGCTGCGCCGCATCCTGGCCGAGACCAAGGAACTGATGGCCCGGCACGCCGGGGTCTTCCAGGACGAGCTGCGCCCCGAGTTGGCCGCCGTCGGGATCAACATCATCCGCTGGGCGGAGCTGGACTCCGAGGAGCGGGAGAAGCTGTTCCAGCTGTTCCGCTACCAGCTGTTCCCGGTGCTGACGCCGCTGGCGGTGGACCCGGCGCATCCGTTCCCTTACATCTCCGGGCTGTCCCTGAACCTCGCGGTCTCGCTGCGCGACCCGGACACCGGGCAGGAGCACTTCGCCCGGGTGAAGGTGCCGCCGCTGCTGCCCCGGTTCGTCGAGGCGAACGCGGGCCGCTACGTGCCGGTCGAGGACGTCATCGCCGCGCACCTGGAGCTCTTGTTCCCGGGCATGGAGATCCAGGACCACCACGCCTTCCGGGTCACCCGCAACGAGGACCTCGAGGTCGAGGCGGACACCGACGAGAACCTGCTGCAGGCGCTCGAGCGCGAGCTGATGCGGCGGCGCTTCGGGCCGCCGGTGCGCCTGGAGGTCGACGAGAACATCCGGCCGCAGGTGCTGGATCTGCTGATCCGTGAGCTGGACATCAACGAGGACGAGGTCTTCAAGATCTCCGCTCCGCTGGACCTGACCGGACTGAACCAGATCGCTGACATCGGCAAGTCCGGGGAGTACAGCGAGCTGCGCTTCAAGCCGTTCGTCACCAAGACCCACCCGGATCTGGCCGACGAGGGCCCGGGCAAGCCCGCCGACATCTTCGCCGCGATCCGGCGCCGCGACATCCTGCTGCACCATCCCTACGACTCGTTCGCCACGAGCGTGCAGGCGTTCCTGGAGCAGGCCGCCGAGGACCCGGACGTCCTGGCGATCAAGCAGACCCTGTACCGCACCAGCGGCGACTCGCCGATCGTCGACGCGCTCGTCGACGCCGCCGAGGCCGGCAAGCAGGTGCTGGTCCTGGTGGAGATCAAGGCGCGGTTCGACGAGCACGCCAACATCTCCTGGGCGCGCAAGCTGGAGCAGGCCGGCTGCCATGTGGTCTACGGCCTGATCGGCCTGAAGACGCACTGCAAGCTGTCCCTGGTGGTGCGCCGAGAAGGCGGGTTCCTGCGCCGCTACGCGCACGTCGGCACGGGCAACTACAACCCCAAGACCGCCCGGCTCTACGAAGACCTGGGCCTGCTGACGTGCGACAACGAGATAGGCGCAGACCTGTCCGACCTGTTCAACCGGCTGTCGGGCTTCGCGCACCCCAC
This window harbors:
- a CDS encoding class F sortase; the protein is MPAERSATAGPDGVGAGPGPRSGAAGGGGPKRPGRSGMRHKGVKVVIAAAVVFAGVKLLGSGVSALTGPPSPTRNALFGNWSGPAATPLGRSVPLRVHVPSVGIDAPLIRLGLDRDGAVAVPPMSVPTEAGWFTGDPTPGERGAAVIVGHVDTDYGRAVFYPLGNVQPGALVIVDRADKTHAQFRVTSVEVVDKNRFPADRVYGSDDNGTPQLRIITCGGAFDGSHYADNLVVYTQLVGVTG
- a CDS encoding RNA degradosome polyphosphate kinase, encoding MAQAFTRTPRIHPPATRRSRPRARLRIMTGPAPETRFLDREISWLRFNERVLELAQDADQIPLLERARYLAIFASNLDEFYMVRVAGLRRRLATGVATTSASGLPPREVLRRILAETKELMARHAGVFQDELRPELAAVGINIIRWAELDSEEREKLFQLFRYQLFPVLTPLAVDPAHPFPYISGLSLNLAVSLRDPDTGQEHFARVKVPPLLPRFVEANAGRYVPVEDVIAAHLELLFPGMEIQDHHAFRVTRNEDLEVEADTDENLLQALERELMRRRFGPPVRLEVDENIRPQVLDLLIRELDINEDEVFKISAPLDLTGLNQIADIGKSGEYSELRFKPFVTKTHPDLADEGPGKPADIFAAIRRRDILLHHPYDSFATSVQAFLEQAAEDPDVLAIKQTLYRTSGDSPIVDALVDAAEAGKQVLVLVEIKARFDEHANISWARKLEQAGCHVVYGLIGLKTHCKLSLVVRREGGFLRRYAHVGTGNYNPKTARLYEDLGLLTCDNEIGADLSDLFNRLSGFAHPTKFGRLLTAPNALRPGLLELIHAQREKAEAGQPARIRIKVNSIVDEALIDALYEASQAGVPVEIWVRGICALRPGVEGLSENIRVRSVLGRFLEHSRAFVFGREDQAQVWIGSSDLMHRNLDRRVEALVRLVEPVQRRAISALFELAMDPKTAAWDLAGDGTWTRTAYAEDGSPLADLQNTLITERADWWSRRAG